A genomic stretch from Schaalia odontolytica includes:
- a CDS encoding AAA family ATPase has translation MTSSRAGSDRYAVAGAPGRAQASSITHRIVEAVAQRARSGDPVRVLGLTGPPGTGKTTIAAELAAALPEAGIPVAGLAPMDGFHMSNAVLAARGIADHKGAPDTFDVGGYVALLGRVRRADGVVLAPDYRRDLHEPVAASLPVEVDGVVITEGNYLGLELPGWADVRGLIDLLVFIETPFEELASRLIDRHVSCGRDRADAAHWVRTVDAANMALVERTKERANLVLSL, from the coding sequence ATGACTTCCTCTCGGGCGGGCTCGGACCGGTACGCTGTTGCCGGAGCGCCCGGGCGCGCCCAGGCCTCGTCGATCACCCACCGTATCGTCGAGGCCGTCGCCCAGCGCGCCCGCAGCGGCGACCCCGTGCGTGTGCTGGGCCTGACCGGCCCTCCCGGGACCGGCAAGACGACGATCGCCGCCGAGCTGGCCGCCGCCCTGCCCGAGGCCGGTATCCCGGTCGCGGGCCTGGCACCCATGGATGGCTTCCACATGTCCAACGCGGTGTTGGCCGCGCGCGGCATCGCCGACCACAAGGGCGCGCCCGACACCTTCGACGTCGGCGGCTACGTGGCCCTGCTGGGGCGCGTACGGCGCGCAGACGGTGTGGTCCTGGCCCCCGACTACCGGCGCGACCTGCACGAACCGGTCGCCGCATCCCTGCCCGTCGAGGTCGACGGCGTCGTCATCACCGAGGGCAACTACCTGGGCCTCGAACTGCCAGGCTGGGCGGACGTGCGCGGCCTCATCGACCTGCTCGTTTTCATTGAGACACCCTTCGAGGAGCTGGCCTCGCGCCTCATCGATCGACACGTCAGCTGTGGGCGCGACCGCGCGGACGCGGCCCACTGGGTGCGCACGGTAGACGCGGCGAACATGGCCCTCGTTGAACGCACGAAGGAGCGCGCGAACCTCGTCTTGTCGCTGTAG
- a CDS encoding cytochrome c biogenesis protein/redoxin produces the protein MFLLLGLLGGFITGISPCILPVLPALFLGAASGSDSTRTGRGTSSEAGQAGPDPSLFRLAPGVNLGGESATRAQAAVKADGSESVTRRPVLIVLGLVTSFLLITVAGSALLSLLHLPQTLIRWTGIVLLAAVGIGMIVPKVMEVLERPFARLAPRTTGNSAGFGLGLVLGAVFVPCAGPVLTSIIVASNSGQITWHVIGLAVSFAVGVSIPLLIVALAGSGVAARFLKTRQRPLRIAAGVAMIALALGIATDAPAALQRMVPDYTASLQAGTEGACEDGACEPEHEVQASTDFAQCARSGAKDCGTLPAIGASEWLNSLGEPHGTVTLVDFWSSSCVNCAREIPEIERIYEKYKDAGLVVIGVHSPQQAHEREASVVSGAVSRLGITYPVALDPELEAFQAYGANAWPTHYLAGPDGQLRSMGRGTSGLEDQIRALLTEAGASLPD, from the coding sequence ATGTTCCTCTTGCTTGGCCTTCTCGGTGGCTTCATCACGGGCATTTCCCCGTGCATCCTTCCCGTCCTGCCCGCGCTGTTCCTGGGGGCTGCCAGCGGCAGCGATTCGACGCGCACAGGGAGAGGGACTTCCTCCGAAGCCGGCCAGGCGGGCCCGGATCCGTCACTGTTCCGACTCGCCCCGGGTGTGAACCTCGGCGGCGAGAGCGCGACCCGCGCGCAGGCGGCGGTCAAGGCCGACGGCTCCGAGTCGGTGACCCGTCGCCCCGTGCTCATCGTCTTGGGCCTGGTGACCTCTTTCCTTCTGATCACGGTGGCGGGGTCGGCCCTGTTGAGCCTCCTGCACCTTCCGCAGACTCTGATCCGCTGGACAGGTATCGTCCTGCTGGCGGCCGTGGGAATCGGCATGATCGTCCCGAAGGTCATGGAGGTGTTGGAACGCCCCTTCGCACGCCTGGCTCCCCGAACGACGGGAAACAGCGCCGGATTTGGCCTCGGCCTCGTCCTGGGCGCGGTCTTCGTGCCCTGCGCGGGTCCGGTGCTGACCTCGATCATCGTTGCCTCTAACTCGGGCCAGATCACGTGGCACGTCATTGGGCTGGCGGTGTCCTTCGCGGTGGGCGTGTCGATCCCCCTTCTGATTGTCGCTCTCGCCGGTTCGGGCGTCGCTGCCCGCTTCCTCAAGACCCGTCAACGTCCCCTGCGAATCGCCGCTGGCGTCGCGATGATCGCACTCGCACTGGGCATCGCGACGGACGCTCCCGCTGCCCTGCAGCGGATGGTTCCGGACTACACCGCCTCGCTCCAGGCGGGCACGGAGGGCGCCTGCGAGGACGGCGCGTGCGAGCCCGAACACGAGGTCCAGGCGAGCACCGACTTCGCGCAGTGCGCGCGCAGCGGGGCGAAGGATTGCGGCACCCTCCCCGCGATCGGCGCCTCGGAGTGGCTCAACTCCCTGGGAGAGCCTCACGGCACGGTGACCCTCGTCGACTTTTGGTCGAGTTCGTGCGTCAACTGCGCGCGCGAGATTCCCGAGATCGAGCGCATCTACGAGAAGTACAAGGACGCTGGCCTCGTTGTGATCGGCGTACACTCCCCGCAGCAGGCCCACGAGCGCGAAGCGTCCGTCGTCAGTGGCGCCGTGTCCCGTCTGGGCATCACCTACCCGGTGGCGCTGGACCCCGAGCTGGAGGCCTTCCAGGCGTACGGCGCAAACGCGTGGCCGACCCACTACCTGGCGGGGCCTGACGGGCAGCTGCGCTCGATGGGCAGGGGAACCTCGGGCCTCGAGGACCAGATTCGGGCGCTACTGACCGAGGCCGGGGCGAGTCTTCCCGACTAG